A window from Choristoneura fumiferana chromosome 22, NRCan_CFum_1, whole genome shotgun sequence encodes these proteins:
- the LOC141440427 gene encoding defense protein 3-like gives MSVQSGMSQNHDREGSKNYNLSVAHGEPGNSISGGAFVNSLTDGGAYKSFGGNVAAEKSGFGGSLSAVHTHGGNQATASASMNLMKTENHKVGVNTFATSTMPKNGSNFVTHGGGVDYSYKNTLGATASVSHTPMFKQTDYKVGAGLNLHQTPSSAVNLNLGASRTDFPNHRGNWQKGMLFNVRKDF, from the exons atgtcTGTGCAAAGTGGTATGTCTCAAAACCATGATAGAGAAGGAAGCAAGAATTACAATTTGAGTGTAGCCCACGGGGAACCGGGTAATTCGATTTCGGGCGGTGCATTTGTGAATTCTTTGACCGACGGCGGGGCTTACAAAAGTTTCGGCGGTAACGTGGCAGCTGAGAA ATCTGGATTTGGTGGCAGCCTGAGCGCAGTGCACACGCATGGTGGTAACCAAGCGACTGCTTCAGCTTCTATGAACCTCATGAAGACAGAGAACCACAAAGTTGGCGTCAATACCTTTGCTACCAGTACCATGCCGAAAAATGGATCTAACTTTGTCACGCACGGTGGTGGAGTGGACTATAGTTACAA GAACACATTGGGTGCCACTGCCTCAGTATCCCACACTCCAATGTTCAAGCAGACAGACTACAAGGTCGGTGCCGGGCTGAATCTCCACCAGACTCCATCGTCAGCGGTAAACCTGAACCTTGGAGCTTCCAGGACTGACTTCCCAAACCATAGAGGGAACTGGCAGAAGGGCATGCTCTTTAACGTGCGAAAAGATTTTTAA